One region of Flavobacterium sp. GSB-24 genomic DNA includes:
- the nhaA gene encoding Na+/H+ antiporter NhaA encodes MKLTKTFTAFFENEKSGGIILLFVTILSLYLANSSFQIHYTEFWEREIAGHSITDWINDGLMTIFFLLIGLELEREIYHGELSNIKNASLPIMAAFGGMLVPAAIFLVLNYGTTTQNGAGIPMATDIAFAIGILSLLGNKVPASLKVFLTALAVIDDLGAIIVIAIFYTTSISFLNLGIALAIWGFLFVLNRMKIHNLIPYIIGGIVMWYFMLNSGVHATITGVILAFVIPFGDGSEKTSSYKLQHFLHKPVAFFILPLFAVANTALTITENWHAGLNHANTYGIILGLVIGKPLGILLFSSVGVTAGLCVLPKNLKWTHILGAGMLGGIGFTMSIFITVLAFKNPEIIVFSKIAILIASFLAGLLGFVYLKYILNKNTAI; translated from the coding sequence ATGAAATTAACCAAAACCTTTACAGCTTTTTTTGAAAATGAAAAATCAGGAGGAATTATCTTGCTCTTTGTCACGATTTTATCTCTTTATCTGGCCAATTCTTCTTTTCAAATACACTATACAGAATTTTGGGAAAGAGAAATTGCCGGACATTCTATAACAGATTGGATTAACGACGGCTTAATGACGATTTTCTTTCTGTTAATCGGATTGGAATTGGAACGCGAAATTTATCACGGTGAATTATCGAACATAAAGAATGCTTCGTTACCTATAATGGCTGCTTTTGGCGGAATGCTTGTTCCGGCTGCAATTTTCCTCGTTTTAAATTACGGAACTACAACCCAAAATGGAGCTGGAATTCCGATGGCAACAGATATTGCTTTTGCAATTGGGATTTTATCGCTTCTAGGAAATAAAGTTCCTGCTTCCTTAAAAGTATTTTTAACGGCGCTTGCTGTTATTGATGACTTGGGCGCTATTATAGTAATTGCCATTTTTTACACAACCTCCATCTCATTTCTAAATCTTGGAATCGCTCTGGCAATCTGGGGTTTTCTTTTTGTTTTAAATCGAATGAAAATTCACAATTTGATTCCGTATATCATTGGAGGAATTGTAATGTGGTACTTTATGCTCAACTCCGGAGTTCACGCAACGATAACGGGCGTCATTTTAGCATTTGTAATTCCGTTTGGAGATGGAAGCGAGAAAACATCTTCATACAAACTACAGCATTTTCTGCACAAGCCGGTAGCCTTTTTTATTTTGCCTTTATTTGCTGTAGCCAATACTGCGCTCACAATTACCGAAAATTGGCATGCAGGATTGAACCATGCGAATACTTACGGAATTATTCTTGGACTTGTAATTGGTAAACCGCTGGGAATTTTACTTTTCTCTTCTGTTGGTGTAACGGCGGGGTTATGTGTTTTGCCCAAAAACTTAAAATGGACTCATATTTTAGGTGCCGGAATGCTCGGCGGTATTGGTTTTACTATGTCGATCTTTATAACTGTTTTGGCTTTTAAAAATCCTGAAATAATTGTTTTTTCTAAAATAGCGATTCTTATTGCCTCTTTTCTAGCTGGACTTTTGGGTTTTGTTTACTTAAAATATATTTTAAATAAAAACACAGCAATCTAA
- the rsmA gene encoding 16S rRNA (adenine(1518)-N(6)/adenine(1519)-N(6))-dimethyltransferase RsmA produces the protein MEKVKAKKHLGQHFLKDESVAKAIADTLSLKGYDEVLEIGPGMGVLTKYLLEKPITTHVIEIDTESVAYLDAHYPKLKDKIISQDFLKYNINEVYQDKQFAIIGNFPYNISSQIVFRTLDLKHQIPEFSGMFQKEVAERICEKKGSKTYGILSVLAQAFYTTEYLFTVDENVFIPPPKVKSGVMRMTRKEDYSLPCSERLFFTVVKTAFQQRRKTLRNSLKTLNLSDKLREDTIFDKRPEQLSVDEFIELTLKIETDGVQS, from the coding sequence ATGGAAAAAGTAAAAGCCAAAAAACATTTAGGACAGCACTTTCTTAAAGACGAAAGCGTGGCAAAAGCTATTGCAGACACTTTAAGTCTGAAAGGGTACGATGAGGTTTTAGAAATAGGACCAGGGATGGGTGTGCTTACTAAGTATTTGCTTGAAAAGCCAATTACGACACATGTTATAGAAATCGATACAGAATCTGTAGCGTATTTGGACGCACATTATCCAAAATTAAAAGACAAAATTATCTCTCAGGATTTCCTGAAGTATAACATAAATGAAGTTTACCAAGACAAACAGTTTGCTATAATTGGAAACTTTCCGTACAATATTTCTTCACAGATCGTTTTTAGGACATTAGATCTTAAACATCAGATTCCAGAGTTTTCTGGAATGTTTCAGAAAGAAGTTGCTGAGCGTATCTGCGAAAAGAAAGGCTCAAAAACGTACGGAATATTATCAGTTTTAGCTCAGGCTTTCTATACTACAGAGTATCTGTTTACGGTTGATGAAAACGTTTTTATTCCTCCGCCCAAGGTCAAGTCGGGTGTGATGAGAATGACCCGAAAGGAAGATTACAGTCTTCCTTGCAGCGAAAGACTATTTTTTACAGTTGTAAAAACCGCCTTTCAGCAGAGACGAAAAACATTACGTAACAGTTTGAAAACATTAAATTTATCAGACAAATTGCGAGAAGACACTATCTTTGATAAACGTCCGGAGCAGCTAAGCGTCGATGAATTTATTGAACTAACTCTAAAAATAGAAACCGATGGAGTTCAAAGTTAG
- a CDS encoding TM2 domain-containing protein, with the protein METTKPESWNTPSQPRQENKKVLAGIMGIIFGYLGIHKFILGYTQEGIIQIVISVVTCGVGGIIGFIEGIIYLTKSDEDFYQTYQVGKKGWF; encoded by the coding sequence ATGGAAACTACAAAACCAGAAAGTTGGAATACCCCGTCACAACCAAGACAAGAGAATAAAAAAGTATTAGCTGGAATTATGGGAATTATTTTTGGATATCTAGGTATTCACAAATTTATTTTGGGATATACTCAAGAAGGTATTATACAAATAGTAATTAGTGTAGTTACGTGTGGTGTTGGTGGAATAATCGGATTTATCGAAGGAATTATTTACTTAACAAAATCAGATGAAGATTTTTACCAAACTTACCAAGTTGGTAAAAAAGGCTGGTTTTAA
- a CDS encoding DUF805 domain-containing protein has protein sequence MLEMYKKVVLQNYANFKGRARRKEYWMFFLVNIIIASILGFVTGLISENLKIIGNIYSLAVLVPGIAVAVRRVQDVDKEWWNILIPFYNIYLLCQDGTVGPNQYGADPKNRLEDIREIGKDLN, from the coding sequence ATGTTAGAAATGTACAAAAAAGTAGTTCTGCAGAATTACGCAAATTTTAAAGGAAGAGCTAGAAGAAAAGAATATTGGATGTTCTTTTTGGTAAATATTATAATTGCTTCTATTCTTGGTTTTGTAACGGGATTAATCTCTGAAAATTTAAAAATTATTGGTAATATTTATAGTTTGGCAGTTTTAGTTCCTGGAATTGCTGTGGCGGTTAGAAGAGTCCAAGATGTTGATAAAGAATGGTGGAATATTCTTATTCCATTTTATAATATTTATCTACTTTGTCAAGATGGTACTGTAGGACCGAACCAATATGGAGCAGATCCTAAAAACCGATTAGAAGATATTAGAGAGATTGGTAAAGATCTTAACTAG
- the proC gene encoding pyrroline-5-carboxylate reductase, whose product MKVHIIGGGNLGVSIALGIAKFSKNNQVTVTRRNTASIQYLTEYGIAVSNDNKHNIQEADVVILTIKPYQVDTVLAEILPVIQNKTIASAVSGLSLDVLQSKTNNEYPVVRIMPNIAAQFGESATCISFPEKYAANASPIVDLFQDLGTAPVIDEKLMDAATVLGACGTAYALRYIRASMQAGIEIGFDSNTALAIAAQTVKGAAKMLLEEKVHPEQLIDRVTTPQGCTIVGLNEMEHNGFSSSLIKGIKTSLKQIKG is encoded by the coding sequence ATGAAAGTACACATTATTGGAGGAGGAAACCTTGGGGTTTCTATTGCCTTGGGAATCGCTAAATTTTCAAAAAACAACCAAGTTACCGTTACAAGAAGAAACACAGCAAGTATTCAATATTTAACAGAATACGGAATTGCAGTTTCTAACGATAACAAACACAATATTCAAGAAGCTGATGTAGTGATTTTAACCATAAAACCGTATCAAGTCGATACTGTTTTGGCTGAAATTCTGCCAGTTATTCAAAATAAGACAATTGCTTCGGCTGTCAGCGGATTATCGCTTGATGTTTTACAGTCTAAAACAAATAACGAATATCCAGTTGTTCGAATTATGCCCAATATTGCTGCGCAGTTTGGAGAATCGGCAACTTGTATTTCTTTTCCTGAAAAATACGCAGCAAATGCTTCGCCAATTGTTGACTTATTCCAAGATTTAGGAACAGCTCCTGTAATCGACGAAAAATTAATGGATGCAGCGACTGTTTTAGGCGCGTGCGGTACTGCGTATGCATTACGTTATATTCGTGCTTCTATGCAGGCAGGAATCGAGATAGGATTTGATTCTAATACCGCTCTTGCAATTGCGGCTCAAACGGTAAAAGGTGCCGCGAAAATGCTTTTAGAAGAGAAAGTGCATCCAGAACAATTAATCGATCGTGTAACAACGCCGCAAGGCTGTACAATCGTAGGTTTAAACGAAATGGAACACAATGGTTTCAGTTCGTCCTTAATCAAAGGAATTAAGACTTCTTTGAAGCAAATCAAAGGGTAG
- a CDS encoding 2-hydroxyacid dehydrogenase, whose product MSIKILHIDSNNPILWNQLEDAGFENHADFKSSKEEIEAKIQDYNGIVIRSRFKIDKTFLDRATKLQFIARVGAGLESIDCEYASLKGIHLIAAPEGNRNAVAEHSLGVILSLFNNLNQADAEVKAGQWNRESNRGHELDLKTVGIIGYGNMGKAFAKKLRGFDTEVLCYDILDNVGDENAKQVSLAELQEKTDVLSLHLPWTPETDKMVNTNFINAFKKPFWIINTSRGKNIVTADLVEAMQAKKVLGAGLDVLEYEKLSFETLFQDKNTPEAFQYLLEAKNVLLTPHIAGWTFESHERLAQVIVDKIKAVYKVK is encoded by the coding sequence ATGAGCATAAAAATTCTTCATATCGACAGCAATAATCCAATACTTTGGAATCAATTAGAAGATGCAGGTTTCGAAAATCACGCTGATTTCAAATCTTCAAAAGAAGAAATAGAAGCAAAAATACAAGATTATAACGGCATCGTAATTCGCAGTCGTTTTAAGATTGATAAGACATTTTTAGACCGTGCAACAAAGTTGCAATTTATTGCAAGAGTCGGTGCAGGTCTGGAAAGTATTGATTGTGAGTATGCTTCTTTGAAAGGAATTCATCTTATTGCTGCTCCAGAAGGTAATCGCAACGCTGTTGCAGAACATTCGCTGGGCGTTATTTTATCTTTATTCAACAACTTAAACCAAGCCGATGCAGAAGTTAAAGCGGGTCAATGGAACAGAGAAAGCAACCGAGGTCATGAACTAGATTTAAAAACTGTCGGTATTATTGGTTATGGAAATATGGGAAAAGCTTTTGCTAAAAAACTGCGAGGTTTTGATACTGAGGTTTTATGTTATGATATTTTGGATAATGTTGGAGACGAAAATGCTAAACAAGTTTCATTAGCAGAATTACAAGAAAAAACAGATGTTTTAAGTCTTCATCTTCCATGGACACCAGAAACGGATAAAATGGTCAATACAAATTTTATAAACGCATTTAAAAAGCCATTTTGGATCATTAATACTTCTCGCGGTAAAAATATAGTTACGGCCGATTTAGTTGAAGCTATGCAAGCAAAAAAGGTATTAGGAGCAGGATTGGATGTTTTGGAGTATGAGAAACTTTCTTTCGAAACACTTTTTCAAGATAAAAATACTCCAGAGGCGTTTCAATATCTTCTGGAAGCAAAAAATGTTCTACTGACTCCTCATATTGCAGGATGGACTTTTGAAAGCCACGAACGTTTAGCGCAGGTTATTGTCGATAAAATTAAAGCAGTTTATAAAGTTAAATAA
- a CDS encoding DUF4286 family protein — protein MIIYNVTTNIHESVHDQWLKWMQEKHIPEILATNKFSSARIVKVLVEEEMGGITYSVQYVTDSKETLDKFYIEDEPEFHREALGLFADKVLSFRTELEVISEH, from the coding sequence ATGATTATTTACAACGTTACCACAAACATACACGAAAGCGTTCACGACCAATGGCTAAAATGGATGCAGGAAAAACACATACCAGAAATTCTGGCTACTAATAAATTTTCATCGGCTAGAATTGTAAAAGTTTTGGTTGAAGAAGAAATGGGCGGAATTACGTATTCTGTTCAATATGTAACAGACAGCAAAGAAACTTTGGATAAGTTTTATATCGAAGATGAACCAGAATTTCACAGAGAAGCTTTGGGGTTATTTGCGGATAAAGTGCTTTCTTTCAGAACAGAGTTAGAAGTTATTTCGGAACACTAG
- the mgtE gene encoding magnesium transporter, with amino-acid sequence MEFKVSREFIHQLEELINKKNDNELEVLLNDMHHADIAEILDELDFDEATYIFKVLDSDKTAEILLELEEDLRENILSRLSPKEIAEELDELETNDAADIIAELSQEIKAEVISELNDVEHAKDIVDLLRYDENTAGGLMGKELVKVNENWNVLTCVKEMRIQAENVSRVHSIYVVDDENRLKGRLSLKDLLTSSTKTQIGEVYIRKLNFVNVDTEDVEVARIMQKYDLEAIPVVDELGRLVGRITIDDIVDVIKEEADKDYQLAAGITQDVESNDSVYELTKARLPWLLIGMVIEIVASFVLKGNEATFQKYSTLIIFVPLLSATAGNIGVQASAIVVQGLANGTLKDFSRAYFTKEITVSMISGSIISLLLLGYHSVMYQQYLVGFAISISMIVVILFAATLGTLVPLFLNKNKIDPAIATGPFITTTNDVFGIMLYFGVANLILGF; translated from the coding sequence ATGGAGTTCAAAGTTAGTAGAGAATTTATACATCAGTTAGAAGAACTAATCAATAAGAAAAACGACAACGAACTTGAAGTTTTACTTAATGATATGCACCACGCTGATATTGCCGAAATCTTAGACGAATTAGATTTCGACGAGGCCACTTATATCTTTAAGGTTTTAGATAGTGATAAAACAGCCGAAATTCTTCTAGAATTAGAAGAAGATCTGCGTGAGAATATCTTAAGCCGACTTTCACCAAAAGAAATTGCAGAAGAGCTTGATGAGCTTGAAACCAACGATGCTGCCGATATTATCGCTGAACTTTCGCAAGAAATAAAAGCAGAGGTAATCTCAGAGCTGAATGACGTTGAACACGCCAAAGACATTGTTGATCTTTTGCGTTACGACGAAAACACGGCTGGTGGTTTAATGGGAAAAGAGCTTGTAAAAGTAAATGAAAACTGGAACGTCTTGACCTGCGTTAAAGAAATGAGAATTCAGGCAGAGAATGTTTCGAGAGTTCATTCTATTTATGTAGTGGATGATGAAAACCGACTGAAAGGAAGACTTTCTCTTAAAGATCTGCTGACTTCTTCTACCAAAACTCAGATTGGAGAAGTTTACATCCGAAAATTAAATTTTGTAAATGTTGATACAGAAGACGTTGAGGTTGCTCGTATCATGCAGAAATATGACTTAGAGGCGATTCCGGTTGTGGACGAATTAGGTCGTTTGGTAGGAAGAATTACTATTGACGATATCGTAGACGTAATCAAGGAAGAAGCTGATAAAGATTACCAGTTAGCAGCGGGTATTACGCAGGACGTTGAATCGAATGACAGCGTTTATGAATTAACAAAAGCACGTTTACCTTGGCTTTTAATTGGAATGGTGATTGAAATTGTAGCTTCTTTTGTTTTAAAAGGAAACGAAGCAACGTTTCAAAAATATTCTACTTTAATCATTTTTGTGCCTTTGCTTTCAGCAACCGCAGGAAATATCGGAGTTCAGGCTTCGGCAATCGTTGTGCAAGGTTTGGCAAATGGAACTTTAAAAGATTTCAGCCGTGCTTACTTTACTAAAGAAATTACCGTTTCTATGATTTCGGGAAGTATAATCTCATTATTGCTTTTAGGCTATCATTCTGTCATGTATCAGCAGTATTTAGTGGGATTTGCAATTTCGATTTCAATGATTGTAGTGATTTTGTTTGCGGCCACTTTAGGAACTTTAGTACCGCTTTTCTTGAATAAAAATAAAATTGACCCCGCAATTGCGACTGGTCCATTTATCACAACCACAAACGACGTATTCGGAATTATGCTTTACTTCGGCGTGGCCAATTTGATTCTTGGATTTTAG
- a CDS encoding lysophospholipid acyltransferase family protein, giving the protein MGLVTAKEVAKAINVEKYGVFGTFSGWILMKVLKISTLNKIYDRNKHLEDLAFLNGILDEMEIKFEIPEEDLKRLPKDGAYITISNHPLGGIDGILLLKLMLEREPNFKIIANFLLHRIVPMKKYIMPVNPFENHKDAKSSVIGIKETLRHLSDGKPLGIFPAGEVSTYKDGKLVVDKPWEEGALKLIRKAKVPVVPIYFHAKNSKLFYWLSKIDDTLRTAKLPSELLTQKDRVIKVRIGKPISVNEQNEIESFEEYSEFLRKKTYMLANPFEKDTKLIDTASLKITKAPKKIVTPANESKMIDEVLALRNSDCRLLQSKNYEVFFARAKSIPNILHEIGRLREITFREVGEGTNESIDLDEYDQYYHHMFLWDDETKRIAGAYRMGLGAEIYPKYGIEGFYLTDLFRFEPELHDMMHKSIEMGRAFIVKEYQQKPMPLFLLWKGIIHTTLRYPEHKYLLGGVSISNQFSDFSKSLMIEFMKSNYYDPYIAQYIHPKKAYKVKLKDADKDFIFDEAESDLNKFDKIIDELEPGNLRLPVLIKKYIKQNARVVAFNVDPLFNNAVDGLMYIRIADIPESTMKPVIEEFQIELERKLSEKED; this is encoded by the coding sequence ATGGGTTTAGTTACCGCGAAAGAAGTTGCAAAGGCAATAAATGTTGAAAAGTACGGAGTTTTCGGTACCTTTTCTGGCTGGATTCTTATGAAGGTTCTTAAGATCTCTACCCTTAATAAAATTTATGACCGTAATAAACATTTGGAAGACCTTGCGTTTTTAAATGGAATTTTGGACGAAATGGAAATTAAGTTCGAAATCCCAGAAGAAGATTTAAAACGTCTGCCAAAAGATGGTGCTTACATTACTATTTCAAACCATCCGCTGGGTGGGATTGATGGGATTTTATTATTGAAATTGATGCTTGAAAGAGAGCCAAATTTCAAAATCATTGCCAATTTCTTGTTACACAGAATTGTTCCAATGAAAAAATACATTATGCCGGTTAATCCTTTTGAAAATCACAAGGATGCTAAATCTAGTGTAATTGGTATTAAAGAAACTTTACGTCATTTAAGTGACGGAAAACCGTTAGGGATTTTTCCTGCCGGAGAAGTTTCGACTTATAAAGATGGAAAATTAGTGGTTGACAAACCTTGGGAAGAAGGCGCGCTGAAATTAATCAGAAAAGCCAAAGTTCCGGTTGTGCCGATTTATTTTCATGCCAAAAACAGTAAATTATTCTACTGGCTTTCTAAAATCGATGATACTTTACGTACTGCAAAACTGCCATCTGAGCTTTTGACTCAAAAAGACCGTGTTATTAAAGTTCGTATTGGAAAACCAATCTCAGTAAACGAGCAAAACGAAATCGAATCTTTTGAAGAATACTCAGAATTCTTAAGAAAGAAAACCTATATGCTGGCAAATCCTTTTGAAAAGGACACGAAATTGATCGACACTGCTAGTTTGAAAATTACCAAAGCGCCTAAAAAAATTGTTACGCCGGCCAACGAATCAAAAATGATTGATGAAGTTCTGGCTCTTCGAAACAGTGACTGCCGTTTGCTTCAAAGTAAAAATTACGAAGTGTTTTTCGCTAGAGCGAAATCAATTCCGAATATTTTGCATGAAATAGGACGTTTACGCGAAATTACTTTCCGTGAAGTTGGAGAAGGAACAAACGAATCTATAGATTTAGACGAATACGACCAATATTACCACCATATGTTTTTATGGGATGATGAGACAAAGCGAATCGCTGGTGCTTATCGTATGGGATTAGGGGCTGAAATTTATCCGAAATACGGAATCGAAGGTTTCTACTTGACAGATCTTTTTAGATTTGAACCAGAATTGCACGATATGATGCACAAATCGATCGAAATGGGCCGTGCATTTATCGTAAAAGAATACCAGCAGAAACCAATGCCGTTATTCTTGTTATGGAAAGGTATTATTCACACCACTTTACGTTATCCGGAACATAAATATTTATTGGGAGGTGTAAGTATCAGCAACCAATTTTCTGATTTTTCAAAATCGTTGATGATTGAGTTTATGAAATCGAATTATTACGATCCGTATATTGCGCAGTATATTCACCCGAAAAAAGCCTATAAAGTTAAACTGAAAGATGCCGATAAAGACTTTATCTTCGATGAAGCTGAATCTGACTTAAATAAATTCGACAAAATAATAGACGAACTGGAACCAGGAAATTTACGTTTGCCGGTTTTAATTAAAAAATATATCAAGCAAAATGCAAGAGTTGTAGCTTTTAACGTCGATCCTTTGTTTAATAATGCTGTAGACGGTTTAATGTACATTAGAATCGCAGATATTCCAGAAAGCACTATGAAACCTGTTATTGAAGAGTTTCAAATTGAATTAGAGCGTAAATTATCTGAGAAGGAAGATTAA
- a CDS encoding cytochrome c, protein MNRIRQILFISISSIIVLVGTIFYEIKTYKASENWYCQTPIPTFCGTANLSENQEKGKEIFNSNCAACHKLDARSTGPALRNVDSIVFMKWIINKNHKIDSAKIENLGLDYHRTKFTEYVKEKEIALIIEYCSTKKDY, encoded by the coding sequence GTGAATAGAATTCGACAAATATTATTTATTTCAATTTCTTCTATAATTGTATTGGTTGGAACAATCTTCTATGAAATAAAGACATATAAAGCATCTGAAAACTGGTATTGTCAAACACCTATTCCCACTTTTTGTGGCACTGCAAACTTATCTGAAAATCAAGAAAAAGGAAAAGAAATATTCAATTCAAATTGTGCTGCTTGTCATAAACTTGATGCCAGGAGTACTGGACCAGCACTACGTAATGTAGATTCGATTGTTTTTATGAAATGGATAATCAATAAAAATCATAAAATCGATAGTGCAAAAATTGAAAATTTGGGATTAGATTATCACAGAACAAAATTCACAGAATACGTAAAAGAAAAAGAAATCGCCTTAATAATAGAATATTGTTCAACGAAAAAAGACTATTAA
- a CDS encoding exodeoxyribonuclease III — translation MKIISYNVNGIRAAINKGFIEWLQQANPDVICLQEIKATQDQIPVDDITAAGYPFQYYYPATKKGYSGVAILSKTKPNNIVFGTGIHHMDFEGRNLRADFDDVSVMSLYLPSGTNIERLDHKFMFMDDFQTYVNELKLTIPNLIICGDYNICHEAIDIHDPVRNKTVSGFLPAERAWLDGFMKSGFIDSFRHFNKDPHHYSWWSYRAGARGNNKGWRIDYNLVSESLENRLKRAVILPDAMHSDHCPVLVEID, via the coding sequence ATGAAAATTATTTCTTATAATGTAAACGGAATTCGTGCTGCGATAAACAAAGGTTTTATCGAGTGGCTTCAACAAGCAAATCCTGATGTGATCTGTCTTCAGGAAATAAAAGCTACGCAGGATCAAATTCCAGTTGATGATATAACTGCCGCCGGCTATCCTTTTCAATATTACTATCCTGCGACCAAAAAAGGGTACAGCGGAGTAGCTATTTTATCTAAAACAAAACCGAACAATATTGTTTTCGGAACAGGAATTCATCATATGGATTTTGAAGGACGAAACCTTCGTGCCGATTTTGATGATGTTTCAGTAATGAGTTTATATCTTCCGTCTGGAACAAATATTGAAAGACTGGATCATAAATTTATGTTTATGGATGATTTTCAGACGTATGTTAATGAGCTAAAATTGACGATTCCGAATTTGATTATCTGCGGTGATTATAATATCTGTCACGAGGCAATTGACATTCACGATCCAGTTCGTAATAAGACAGTTTCTGGATTTCTTCCTGCAGAACGAGCTTGGTTAGATGGTTTTATGAAATCTGGTTTTATTGATAGTTTCCGTCATTTTAATAAAGATCCGCATCATTATTCTTGGTGGAGTTACCGCGCTGGGGCTAGAGGAAATAATAAAGGCTGGCGTATCGATTATAATCTGGTAAGCGAATCTTTAGAAAACCGATTAAAAAGAGCGGTTATACTTCCAGATGCCATGCATTCAGATCATTGTCCGGTTTTAGTCGAAATTGATTAA